The nucleotide sequence TGGCGTCATGATTTCCAGAAGCTTAGCGGATAATTCAAGTTCTCTTGCATATACCAAGATTGAAGTATCTTTCGTATCATCAACAGCTATAGAACTAGATGCAGTACCTCGACTTATTCTTATCCATTCATGTAGCAACAACCCTGCAGTGTATCCTCTTTCTGCTCCCGTACCTAGACTTAGACCAATTTCACGTACTCTGGGATAGTTCATTTCAATACCATACATCAATCCAGAATAATGACCATCAATGCGATTCCACTGAGTAAAATTGTTTAGGGTCGCGAGAATATCGAAGCTTCCTTGATTTGATCTAACACCAACCATGTCCCGATTAGCAAGGTATCGAGCAAAAAATGCATCTTCTTCAATAAACTTGGCAATATCTGGTTGGGTCAACATCCAGTTTATTGTTCCTTGTAGTCTTGTTGCGTCTTCTTGTGAAAAGCCGTTTTTACCGCCTACTGGTATCATAAACCGTCCTCTAGCAGCCGGGACAAATGTTTCTCCCCAATCATAAGGTGTCTCCTCGAGATTTAGCCTCCTATTAGGCTTTTTTGTTCTGAGTGTTGCATATACTTTTTCATTATCATTTTCCAGTTCTGAAATATCTTGAACTTGAGCCTCAGTGGTTTCTGTCCCCTCTTCCACACCTGGTGTGGGTGGGGTTGCTGTGGAAATAACACTTGGATTAGCTTGCACCCAATCTGCTGAAACAACTCCCTCTGTTCCATCAGATAAAACTACTTCGTACCAGTTGCCTGATATTCCTGTTATTGTAATCTGTTCTCCTTGTCTAATAAGCCCAACTAATTTACCATTTGGCTCTTTTCTCACATTTAATGCCGTGGCGGTAACTTCTCCTTTTAGATCTGATTCAAACCTGCCATTAACAATCTCCCCTACATTTACAGTTCTTCCATCTTTTGTTTTTCCAAAAACCACAATTGCTCCATCTTTGTCTTCGGCAATATCAAGTCCTGTAATTTCCATTCCAAAAGCAGCTATAAATGATTGTGGAAGATATGCCTGCATTTGTTCGCCGTCTTTTGTTAGCAAGATGTGTCCCCCATTTTCGCTAATTTCTGCCGTAAAGCGAGTCTCACCCACGGCCTCTCCTCCGGTTTGTTGCCTCGTTGAAACTACCATAAACTCATCTTGTTCGGGTTGGAATCTAAAATAATTTCCCAAGCCATCGGCATTAACAACATAATGATCACCTAACGAAGCAACTGGAGCTGTTTTATCAGCCACTTTGTATTCTATTTTGTCTGTTCCCTTGTTTTCAAATGCGCTTGCTTCCTCTCCATTGACTGTGATTTCTCCTGGAACTTGAGGCCCAAATAAATCCCCTTCCGATCCTCTCATTAATACTGCAAATTGAGTAGTATTTGTAACAGCTTTTGTACCCGTTATGGGCTCACTCGCGAATATTTGAAACGGAAAAATCTCAAATATTGACGATCGATGGCCCGGCGGGACATTTTTGAACATTTTTTTAGGCATTCCTTCTTTTATCTGTCCTTGAATATATCCAGCAAGTATTTCTCCACCTTCAGGAACTCTTGTGTATATTTGAGGTTCAGTGATCACTACTGTTTCTGTTAATACTCCTGTTTCAGTTATTGGTTGTGACTGACCAATTGGAGCTGGTCCATCTAAATCCATATCTTTTGCCAATCTTATAACTGCGGGAACGTCAGGAATAACGAGTTGATTTCGTACGCCTATGTCGGGCCTAATTAATTCTCCACTCATATCTCCCATATTATATATCCTATAATACTAATTGCAAGTAATTGTGTATAAGATGTGTAAAAAGGGGACGTTTCCCAAATAAGCTCATTATTCGTATATTTTATTTATAATATAGCTGGAGATAAAAACCCATCTTCGTCCTGAAATTTCTTCGAAATCACATAGCATTGTTTTATATTAAGCTTGTTTGATAAAAAACTTAGCTTTTCCAGGTCCTGTTTCGTACCAGTCAGCTTTATTTCAAAAGCCGTGTATTTATCGAGGATAGCATCAATTTCAGCCGTGTTGCGCTTATTATAGAAGCTTACTTCCCCGTAACCTTTAAGCTGATTGACCACTGCATTCTCAAACAGTGATCCCTCCCCTATTTTACCAATCACGTTAAGAAGCCCAGTATCTGTGAAATAGACTTTTTTTCCTCCCGCTACGGCTCGATCTATACTTTTGCTAAATTTAGGAATAAGCCTAATAAGATAAGTTCCCTGTAAAAACTCCAAAAATTGGTAAATTTTAACTCTGTCTACCCCCAACTCACTTGATAAACGAGTTATATCAAGCATAGACCCAACACGTGGAACAAGCAATAAAATGAAGTCTCGCAGTTCTCGAATATCCGCATAATCAGATAATATCTTTAGATCTTTTTCAAAAAATGATTTAAAAATATTTTTAAGCGTCATCATTTTTGTGTCTTTATCTTTGGTTGTTACTACCTCGGGGAATCCGCCAAACTCTATAAACTCGTCATATTCAGTCTGTCTTGCCTTGTGATTAAATATATTACTGTTGCTGTATGCGTTTTGCAGAGACGTTTTTTTAACCTCTTCTAATTCCAGCGCATCATTAAAATATAGATATTCTTGAAAACTCAATGGTGACAGTTCATATAAAAACTTACGCCCACTTAGCGATTCAGGAAATAGATTTTTAAGATAAAAACTGGAAGATCCCGTAAGATAGAATTTTACACCGTAGTGATCAATTAGATATTTAATTACTTGGGTTACTTCTGGAAAATTTTGAATTTCGTCGATGAAGACAGATATTCTCCCCTTTTTACTACTCATGCCAACAATTCGTTTGTATATAACTTTATAATCAATATCCTCAAAGGTTTTTTGGTCCAGAGGGTTATCAAAATCAAACCACAGTTTTGGTTCGTTAACTTCGTCAAATATTTGACGCATAAGGGTTGTTTTTCCAACCTGTCTCATGCCTGTTATAAGTAAGGCATTTTTGTGGTAAATATGTTTGACTAATTCATAAAATAGAACTCGTTTTTTCATAGTGTAAAAATACTATTACATATTTGCGCAAATTTGTCAAATAAAAGAAAAAGAAAAGGGGACGTTTCCCAAATAAACTTATTATTCGTATTTTAAATTACTATCTTCTATCTTGGATCTTTGTCAAATTAGCGCGGTTAGAAACCGCTCGGCTGAAATAACTCGAATATTATCCTTCTTGTAGTCAACACCTGGCTCAAGAACTACTTGATATGCTTGAGGAATATTTTCACGCTCTACAAAGTATCTTAAGTTACTGGCAATTCCCTTATGTTTTAATTTAGCTTCAACAACAAACCAGATTTTGTCATTAACTGTAACTGCAAAATCTACCTCTCGGGATTCTCTATCTCTTAAGTAAGACAAGCTAGCTACTTCTCCCGAGGTATTGTTAATATAATCCACTAACTTATACAGATGACTTGCAATAAGATTTTCATATCTTACTCCTTCATTTATCCCTCCTGCCCAATCCCAAAGATATAGTTTGGTTGCTTTGCGAAGCGTGGTTACTTTTTTGGTCGCATAAGTACGGATCTGGAAAATGTAATAGAAATTTATATATGTTTCAAGCCAACTGGCGACCGTTACGGGAGAGATCTGTAAATCTTGAGCTACGCTGTTTGCAGAGAATAATGAGCCAATCTTAGTTGGTAAAAGGTCAAGCATTAGCTCAGATTTACCTAGTTTATTAATATCTTTGATGCTTAAAATGTCATCTTTTAAAACCCTTTGAATGCGCTCTTTATTCCAGCGTTTCCAGTAGATTTGACTTTTAGCCGTGTACGGCTCTGGAAATCCGCCTTGATTGAGTAGTTTTTGAAGATATTCTTGGGTTTTATCTGTTGAAAATTTGAGCGGTGACATAAGCTCTGGTGGCTTATTTTGACCAACTATCTCAGTTAGTGTTAATGGGTGGAGAACATGATAGTGATATCTTCCAAATAATGAATCCCCTCCCTTTATCTTTATATCCAGTCTGGCGCTGCCAGTTACAATGAACTTGTGCGTTGTGTTGTATTTATCATATAGTCCTTTTATCCAGTTTTTCCACCCATCCATCTTATGGATCTCATCCAAGATAACTAGCTTCTCCTCCCCTATAATCTCATAATTTATGATGCGCTTGCGATCATCACGCTCATCCCAATTCAAATAGATACTATTTCCTGGATAGTATGTATTGGCAAATTCCTTACTCAAGGTAGTTTTACCCACTTGCCTGGGACCGCCTAAAAAGACCATGCGGTTTTTTAAATCCCTCTTTATGCTTTCTGTTAAATATCTAGTTTTTTTATTCACTTTGAGCTTAATTTAATGACTGACAAATTATACCATACTGGAAATGGTTGGCAAACATTTTCCAGTGTAACCCTTCAGGATTTAACAAAAGGGGACGTTTCCCAAATAAGCTCATTAAAGGACCGTCCTTAATGGAGATACATTCGGATATTAAAGGCCTTGCCTTTAATACTGTGATAAGAACTCAGATAAA is from Candidatus Roizmanbacteria bacterium CG_4_9_14_0_2_um_filter_38_17 and encodes:
- a CDS encoding AAA family ATPase: MNKKTRYLTESIKRDLKNRMVFLGGPRQVGKTTLSKEFANTYYPGNSIYLNWDERDDRKRIINYEIIGEEKLVILDEIHKMDGWKNWIKGLYDKYNTTHKFIVTGSARLDIKIKGGDSLFGRYHYHVLHPLTLTEIVGQNKPPELMSPLKFSTDKTQEYLQKLLNQGGFPEPYTAKSQIYWKRWNKERIQRVLKDDILSIKDINKLGKSELMLDLLPTKIGSLFSANSVAQDLQISPVTVASWLETYINFYYIFQIRTYATKKVTTLRKATKLYLWDWAGGINEGVRYENLIASHLYKLVDYINNTSGEVASLSYLRDRESREVDFAVTVNDKIWFVVEAKLKHKGIASNLRYFVERENIPQAYQVVLEPGVDYKKDNIRVISAERFLTALI